The DNA region CCACGCCCGAAGCGATCCAGACACGGCATCAACGGCCGTTAGACCCTTTGTGATCGTCGCAGCGCCCCCGGCGATCCTGCCGGGGTCGCCGCGCAACCCCCTCAACGCGAAATGTAGCCGGCAGCCTCGGGCTTGAAGCGGTAAATCAGGTACGGCGTCTTGTTCTCCGCCCTGCCACCGTGGAACATTGCGGCGGCCGACACTTGGGATGCGGACACATACATGTACCCGTCCGGCGAGGCCGTGATCCCGTCAGGCCACACCATGTCGGGATCGTTGAGATAGGTGCGGTACTTGCGATCCGCTCCGATAATCCCGATCGACTTGGTCTCGACGGCGGTAAGATAGAGGTTGCCTGCGTAATCAATCGACAGGCCGCCATTGTTCGGCTTGTCCGAGTAGCGCTCGACCTTACTGCTTAGCTCTTCGGGACTGACCTTGTCGTTGCTCAAATCGGCCGCCTTGATGCGGTACAGTGATCGGCCGCTGAGCGGTGCGAAGTAGACCCACTCCGACTTGACGTCCATCGTGATGCCATCGCAGCCGACCTTGATGATCGACGGCTTGCCGTCCTTGCCCGGCACCGTCAGATCGTTGCCGTCGACGGTTATCGGCACATTCTCCGGGACGGTCGATTTATCGCCATCCAGCACGCGCCGCGCGACGCCAGTATCCATGTCGATGACAATGATGGCTGCATGCGAGCCATCGCCGCCCGGTCCGATATTCTCGTCAGCGATGTAGAACTTCCGATTTTTCTGATCGATCACGATATCCTGCGGCTGGGACCCCTTCACCGTGACCGGTTTCGGCATATAGTAGATGCGCTCGAGCCTGTTTGTGCGCGTATTCCAGCCGACCAGCTTTGGTGTGATCTGCGTGCGGAAGCCCATGTCGATGATCCAGACGACGCCGGCTTCGTCGGACCGAAGGCCCAGCACATTGTCGAGGTACTGATCCGTGCCCTTGCGCGGCGTATTCCACTCGACATTCGGGAATGGCTCGAATGTCGTCGCCGAGGTCAGCCGCGCGACCCGGACGTCGGGGCTGTAGAATGGATGATGGCTGAAGATCAGCTGGTTGTCCGGCGTAAAGGCAATATTGCCTACGGACTGCGGTAGTTTGGCGATAACCTCCGCTTTCTTGCCTCCGCTATCCGCATGCACCGCCGTCGCCACGATGGCTGCGGCAGCCAAGGTGACAAATCGGATCCCTCTTCTCACGCTCTTCACGTTGCTCGCTCCTTGTGACTTCTTGAATTGCTATGCGCGCTGCGCCGATCTTTGCCGGTTGTCGCCTGCTGGAATGATGGCAAGGTCTCCCTGGACGCCGCAGCTGCCGCTTATTCGACAGTCACCGATCCATATCGATCTTTGCGCGCGTCACGTTGCGCGCTAATCTAGGTGCTGACAATTACGCACAGGTCTGTCCCCTAGTATCACGGAGTGAACCATGAAGAAGCTCGGCGGCAAGACCTATGATTGCGCGGCTGGATGTCCGGTGGAGGCGACGCTCGATCTGATCGACGGCAAGTGGAAGGCGGTGATTCTCTATCATCTCCTCAGCGACACCATCCGCTTCAACGAGCTGCGACGGCGCCTATCTCGCATCACGCAACGCATGCTGACGCGACAACTCCGCGAGCTCGAGGCTGCTGGCCTCATCCATCGCGAAATCTATGCGGAGGTACCGCCG from Bradyrhizobium genosp. L includes:
- a CDS encoding L-dopachrome tautomerase-related protein; translation: MKSVRRGIRFVTLAAAAIVATAVHADSGGKKAEVIAKLPQSVGNIAFTPDNQLIFSHHPFYSPDVRVARLTSATTFEPFPNVEWNTPRKGTDQYLDNVLGLRSDEAGVVWIIDMGFRTQITPKLVGWNTRTNRLERIYYMPKPVTVKGSQPQDIVIDQKNRKFYIADENIGPGGDGSHAAIIVIDMDTGVARRVLDGDKSTVPENVPITVDGNDLTVPGKDGKPSIIKVGCDGITMDVKSEWVYFAPLSGRSLYRIKAADLSNDKVSPEELSSKVERYSDKPNNGGLSIDYAGNLYLTAVETKSIGIIGADRKYRTYLNDPDMVWPDGITASPDGYMYVSASQVSAAAMFHGGRAENKTPYLIYRFKPEAAGYISR
- a CDS encoding winged helix-turn-helix transcriptional regulator, translating into MKKLGGKTYDCAAGCPVEATLDLIDGKWKAVILYHLLSDTIRFNELRRRLSRITQRMLTRQLRELEAAGLIHREIYAEVPPRVEYSLTALGRSLEPVVRMLWTWGDQYLAGRRSRAPSLNGAASPPQLADH